A genome region from Miscanthus floridulus cultivar M001 unplaced genomic scaffold, ASM1932011v1 fs_663_2_3, whole genome shotgun sequence includes the following:
- the LOC136532588 gene encoding uncharacterized protein isoform X1: protein MLQSYDFHCDRYLLRLLVFQQLRICLLSEDSVLMNLVKHQVLENTRDACIFSLPSMVRFLLVLAWVVIQGIELVEDVQGVSINHSTLLSTDNWKHANQQYFKCLGLH, encoded by the exons ATGCTGCAAAG CTATGATTTCCATTGCGATCGTTACTTACTCAGACTTCTGGTATTCCAACAGCTGAGGATTTGTCTATTATCAGAAG ATTCAGTGTTGATGAATTTGGTCAAACATCAAGTCTTAGAGAATACAAGAGACGCTTGCATATTCTCTTTGCCTTCCATGGTGAGATTTCTGCTGGTGCTAGCATGGGTGGTTATTCAAG GAATTGAACTCGTAGAAGATGTGCAAGGTGTTAGCATCAATCATTCCACACTATTGAGCACAGATAACTGGAAGCACGCAAATCAGCAATATTTCAAATGTTTG
- the LOC136532588 gene encoding uncharacterized protein isoform X2: protein MLQSYDFHCDRYLLRLLVFQQLRICLLSEDSVLMNLVKHQVLENTRDACIFSLPSMVRFLLVLAWVVIQVFLFLLSTAGSDKISNLKCSWEN from the exons ATGCTGCAAAG CTATGATTTCCATTGCGATCGTTACTTACTCAGACTTCTGGTATTCCAACAGCTGAGGATTTGTCTATTATCAGAAG ATTCAGTGTTGATGAATTTGGTCAAACATCAAGTCTTAGAGAATACAAGAGACGCTTGCATATTCTCTTTGCCTTCCATGGTGAGATTTCTGCTGGTGCTAGCATGGGTGGTTATTCAAG TATTTCTGTTTCTTTTGTCCACGGCTGGTTCTGATAAAATTTCCAACCTCAAGTGTTCATGGGAAAATTGA
- the LOC136532587 gene encoding disease resistance protein Pik-2-like, with protein sequence MEGAQTLLSNAGQLLSSEYQQLSGVGGQVVELRDELDVINALLIMQSEAEDEAVDRFLQVCMRQLGEVAYDAEDCIDLYTLRIRSRPTDGVRAWLGRLLGTLPSRRRLACEIRALRARTLAISERQARFGVNRDALRRSPPLLPAPMTVSAPANDADRRHRLVGIAEQADKLAARLKAPVGDEGERKAVFSIVGFGGLGKTTLAMEVCRRLEAEFPWQGMVSVSQAFEPSRDLKALLKDLLRQVMKPKTADDRGIKEEAAVGAIDDLDDNGLAKRLEELLVDKRYLMVIDDVWSVRAWEAIQSKLPENNKGSRIILTTRIETVANACSPASFSGLCIHKMEPLKLEDSKKLFVSRVFGSMDVAYPKEFEDVMSDILKKCGGLPLAIISIASVLVGYKSPGGKDKWDRVCKSLGSQMEIHPTLEGMKHIVTLSYNHLPHELKGCMMYFSIFPEDYVIRKGRLLNRWMAEGLVHQKRGLTMWEVAESYLDELLSRNMIEEAGHLGGYAWREQTYRVHDMLLEVMVSKSLEANFLSLHGGQYEGMLYDKIHRLSIHGNVESVDSVAKRNVEGRRGDDNLNIQHVRSLSMFQPHGQHKLLKMLGIFVLLRVLDLEDCEGVTNKHVRYACNLYLLRFLSLRATNISMVPRQIGNLEHLQTLDLADTLLTELPETITKLEKLEDIRFFKKDDYWETYWTMPQGINKMKALRVLYMVSLGNDSKVAQEVGELEELQELVLSIDINKAIDEEVLKELALSISKMHSLRWLNIGRHGSSDDGGKILNFLHHLPTPPRLLQTLWITGDIANGLPSWIGSLAHLVSFSTEDTTLTGDELFGVVCMLPNLKTLCVVWDCYRGDELAACTSYKFPVLRDLILGGYLPKVIWFEEGSMAMLEMLELRFDFRSSHVAERSIFGIEHLTNLKKVMLDCPGDYHALVDTVLEQMKAENDRRSRSNQFQIAVKYW encoded by the exons ATGGAGGGCGCCCAAACCTTGCTGAGCAACGCCGGGCAGCTGCTGAGTTCAGAGTACCAGCAGCTCAGTGGCGTCGGCGGCCAAGTTGTTGAGCTGCGGGACGAGCTGGACGTCATCAATGCTCTCCTCATCATGCAGTCCGAGGCAGAGGATGAGGCCGTGGACCGCTTCCTGCAGGTGTGCATGAGGCAGCTGGGCGAGGTTGCCTACGACGCGGAGGACTGCATCGACCTTTACACCCTGCGCATCAGGTCCCGGCCCACCGACGGCGTGCGCGCCTGGCTGGGACGCCTGCTCGGGACGCTCCCGTCTCGCCGCCGCCTCGCCTGTGAGATCAGAGCCCTTCGCGCCCGCACCCTCGCCATCAGCGAGCGCCAGGCGCGGTTCGGCGTCAACCGTGACGCGCTGCGCCGCTCCCCTCCTCTGCTACCCGCCCCCATGACAGTGTCCGCTCCAGCTAACGACGCCGACCGCCGCCACCGACTGGTCGGCATCGCGGAGCAGGCTGATAAACTGGCTGCACGGCTGAAGGCGCCGGTTGGCGACGAGGGTGAACGCAAGGCCGTTTTCTCCATCGTGGGGTTCGGCGGCCTTGGCAAGACGACGTTGGCCATGGAGGTGTGCCGGCGGCTAGAGGCGGAGTTCCCGTGGCAGGGGATGGTGTCCGTGTCTCAGGCGTTCGAGCCGAGCAGGGACCTCAAGGCGTTGCTCAAGGATCTTCTTCGGCAGGTCATGAAGCCCAAAACGGCTGACGACAGGGGCATCAAGGAAGAGGCTGCCGTCGGTGCAATCGACGACCTGGATGACAACGGGCTAGCCAAAAGACTGGAGGAGCTTCTCGTGGACAAAAG GTACCTCATGGTGATTGACGATGTTTGGAGTGTGCGAGCATGGGAGGCAATCCAATCCAAGCTACCAGAGAACAACAAGGGCAGTAGAATCATCTTGACCACTCGGATAGAAACAGTGGCCAATGCATGCAGTCCTGCTAGTTTTAGTGGCCTTTGCATTCATAAAATGGAACCCCTTAAGCTTGAAGATTCCAAGAAGTTGTTCGTCAGTAGAGTGTTTGGCTCCATGGATGTCGCTTACCCCAAGGAATTTGAAGATGTAATGAGCGACATCTTGAAAAAATGCGGTGGGCTGCCATTGGCCATTATCAGCATTGCTAGTGTTTTGGTAGGGTACAAATCACCAGGAGGCAAAGATAAGTGGGATAGAGTCTGCAAATCACTTGGTTCTCAAATGGAGATCCACCCTACCCTTGAGGGGATGAAGCATATAGTCACACTTAGCTACAATCACCTCCCACATGAGCTCAAGGGTTGCATGATGTACTTTAGCATTTTTCCTGAGGACTATGTGATCAGAAAGGGCCGACTATTGAACAGATGGATGGCTGAAGGATTGGTTCATCAAAAGCGGGGGTTGACTATGTGGGAGGTTGCAGAGTCTTACTTGGATGAACTCTTGAGTAGGAACATGATTGAAGAAGCAGGACATTTGGGTGGTTATGCCTGGAGGGAGCAAACATACAGGGTGCATGACATGCTTCTTGAGGTCATGGTGTCCAAGTCCTTGGAAGCTAACTTTCTTAGCCTGCATGGAGGGCAGTATGAGGGGATGCTGTATGACAAGATCCATCGCCTCTCCATCCATGGTAACGTAGAAAGTGTAGATTCTGTAGCAAAGAGAAATGTTGAAGGCCGCCGAGGCGATGATAATTTGAACATACAACATGTTCGATCACTGAGCATGTTCCAGCCCCATGGGCAACACAAGCTCCTAAAAATGCTAGGCATCTTCGTCCTCTTGAGGGTGCTTGACCTAGAAGACTGTGAGGGAGTAACAAACAAGCATGTAAGGTACGCCTGCAATCTGTACCTACTTAGGTTCCTAAGCTTGAGGGCCACAAACATAAGCATGGTGCCTAGGCAGATcgggaatctagagcatttacaGACGCTTGATCTAGCTGACACGCTTCTTACTGAGCTGCCAGAAACAATCACAAAGCTGGAGAAACTCGAGGACATACGGTTCTTCAAAAAGGATGATTATTGGGAAACTTATTGGACTATGCCCCAAGGAATAAACAAAATGAAGGCCCTACGTGTGCTGTATATGGTATCTCTTGGGAATGACTCTAAAGTTGCCCAAGAGGTAGGTGAACTAGAGGAACTGCAAGAGTTAGTCTTGTCAATCGACATCAACAAGGCCATTGATGAGGAGGttctcaaagaacttgctctGTCCATAAGTAAGATGCACTCCCTCCGGTGGCTCAATATCGGACGACATGGAAGTAGTGATGATGGTGGTAAGATACTAAACTTTCTCCATCACCTACCAACACCACCACGACTCCTCCAAACCCTTTGGATCACAGGTGACATTGCCAATGGATTGCCCAGCTGGATTGGGTCACTCGCACATCTTGTTAGTTTTTCTACTGAGGATACAACCCTTACCGGTGATGAGCTCTTTGGCGTCGTGTGTATGCTGCCCAACCTGAAGACATTGTGCGTGGTTTGGGACTGCTATAGGGGTGATGAGCTGGCTGCATGCACCAGCTACAAATTTCCGGTGCTCAGGGACCTGATACTTGGAGGTTATCTACCCAAAGTTATCTGGTTTGAGGAAGGATCCATGGCAATGCTTGAGATGCTTGAACTTCGCTTTGACTTCAGGTCTAGCCACGTGGCGGAGAGGAGCATCTTTGGCATTGAGCACTTGACCAACCTGAAAAAGGTTATGCTCGACTGTCCAGGTGACTATCATGCACTAGTCGACACAGTACTTGAGCAGATGAAGGCTGAGAATGATAGGCGCTCGAGGTCCAACCAATTCCAAATTGCAGTTAAATATTGGTGA